In Populus alba chromosome 1, ASM523922v2, whole genome shotgun sequence, a single window of DNA contains:
- the LOC118053937 gene encoding transcription elongation factor SPT6-like isoform X4, which produces MKKKMRKKKSSKNLVLDDDDLELLRENQKPGLFQAKRVGNKKFKRLKKAKGRALGKDSGLSDDDVSLYDDSAEEKEAMYDDDINDMTDFIVDDDERYEKRAPVRLWELKEKKSRLVTAASSSSLEEAGYVFGDADELLKRQVLVKVVKPDDYDNFDPDHFMAERDDHVKKTDLPERMQMSEEITWTALVGETRRQEESSWILNQLITDMYPLLCNKKAQEGNGVGLLKKINKEDIVRFLEMHDLEKYDIPFIAMYRKEKCLSMLEDLGEDGIQNECSNDTEGKPRLKWHKILWAINELDRKWSLLQKRKSMLEESYKKRYEEECNNIDDMARLSLINLHFDTIMKSLMLADTEKDIDDVSMKFSLHFPPTEEVMEGKFKRRERRSAYSDYIKAGLWELAVKFVCSSKQFCLHLRQEKMGMDFWEDLNESPEVIASKFMCASLETPEAVLKGARHIAALEISCEPSVRKHARGFFIDEALVSTRPTPKGAKEIDFCHQFSSVKWLRDKPLDKFQDAQWLLIQKAEEEKLLEVTIKLPEDSLNKLISYSHKIYLAGGDDGYTQLWDEQRKLILKDVFSNCLLPSLEKETRVLLKTRAKCLVLMEYGEQLWNRASVAPYLHKRNVAGLEEGTGPRVMACCWGPGKPPTTFVMLDSCGQLLDVLQSGSISLRSQNVTGLQRKKYDQLRVHKFIISHQPDVIVLGAANASCPRLKDDIKEIVLKIEESSIDADQVLNGIAVIYGDETLPQLYEKSEVSLRHLPGQEGIVKRAVALGRYLQNPLAMIATLCGVQKEIVSWKLTSLDHFLTPEEKYGMIEMLMVDITNQVGVDINAAVSQDWLSAPLQFVSGLGSRKAAFLQRELAAGKIINNRKELAICGLTEKKIFFNAVGFLRVCCGEILSFGCEYDMLDGTRIHPESYGLAEKLVKDVYDDVAEAHPLKHVKNNPQLLKDFDINAYADNYEIERGENKKLTLYDIKTELLHGFLDPRRPYEEPTQDEEFCLISGKNEYAFAEGRILQAIVCRVLSQRAFCALDSGLIGMITKDDYSDEAADYSLTKRLREGDILTCKIKQIDKSRHQVLLTCKESELKSSRDQNLHELEPYYCGGQSSLVSHQEIACKEDLKNKHFISRMIIHPHYENMTQNQAVEFLADKDVGERVFHPSSRGPHYLTLTVKVFNGLYVHKDIIEDGKNLKDFSSMLDLGKTLKIGDDIYKDLEEVISQYVDPLVTHLKAILSFHKFKQGSKAEVDELLKSEKSDYPMRIPYCFGVSYKHPGTFILFYIRTNLHHEYIGLHPKGFKFRKQTFRKVEQLVAYFQKHIDDLKHQPAQMTRPITGSSARASTECGNEGGWKGQLNSSKDELSTLVSAGKKDCTRDDGGIGGHGSGRGRGHPSGLPRPDCVRGNGNRGGFGNGRGGNNRNGSDSGNNTSYWDDSGGNSGARSSYSWGNNTSGNASSWGNNAGGDASSSSWGGSRHPVNAGGRNWGGSGDDCQGIPGSGPPNGSDWMGSNKEGGNNFWGTESSSGGNLGGFNTNSASGNTGWGAGSRKSSSHPAGEDGWSGGGG; this is translated from the exons atgaagaagaaaatgaggaaGAA GAAATCTTCAAAGAATCTTGtccttgatgatgatgatcttgAGTTGCTCCGAGAAAATCAAAAGCCAGGCCTGTTCCAAGCAAAGAGAGTT ggaaataaaaaatttaaacggCTCAAAAAGGCCAAGGGCCGTGCTCTGGGAAAAGACTCTGGATTGTCTGATGATGATG TATCATTATACGATGATAGTGCTGAAGAAAAGGAAGCTATGTATGATGATGACATAAATGACATGACAGATTTTATTGTAGACGATGATGAAAGATACGAGAAAAGGGCCCCCGTGAG gTTGTGGGAgctgaaagaaaagaaatcaaggcTAGTAACagcagcttcttcttcttccctagAGGAAGCTGGCTACGTATTTGGTGATGCTGATGAACTCCTTAAGCGTCAAGTTCTGGTTAAGGTTGTCAAGCCAGATGATTATGACAACTTTGATCCGGATCATTTTATGGCTGAGAGGGATGATCATGTGAAGAAGACTGATTTACCTGAGAGGATGCAG atGTCAGAGGAAATCACTTGGACTGCTTTAGTTGGCGAAACAAGAAGACAAGAGGAGAGTTCTTGGATACTTAATCAGCTTATCACAGACATGTATCCATTGTTGTGTAACAAAAAAGCTCAGGAAGGAAATGGAGTAGGTCTGCTTAAGAAGATTAACAAGGAAGATATAGTGAGGTTCTTGGAAATGCATGATTTGGAAAAGTATGAT ATTCCATTTATTGCTATGTATCGAAAAGAGAAATGCCTTAGTATGTTGGAAGATCTGGGGGAAGATGGTATACAAAACGAATGTAGCAATGACACAGAGGGAAAACCTAGACTGAAGTGGCATAAG ATTCTCTGGGCCATCAATGAACTGGACAGAAAGTGGTCGCTTCTCCAGAAAAGAAAGAGCATGCTTGAAGAATCCTATAAGAAGCGTTATGAAGAGGAATGCAATAATATTGATGACATGGCAAGACTTTCTTTGATCAATCTGCACTTTGACACAATCATGAAGTCTCTGATGCTGGCTGATACAGAGAAGGATATTGATGATGTCAGTATGAAGTTTAGCTTGCATTTTCCTCCAACTGAAGAGGTCATGGAAGGAAAATTTAAGAGACGAGAGAGGAGGTCAGCATACAGTGACTACATTAAGGCTGGTTTGTGGGAGCTTGCAGTAAAGTTTGTCTGCAGCTCCAAGCAATTCTGCCTGCATCTCCGTCAAGAGAAAATG GGAATGGATTTTTGGGAGGATCTTAATGAATCTCCCGAGGTGATAGCTTCAAAGTTTATGTGTGCAAGTTTAGAAACTCCAGAAGCAGTGCTTAAAGGAGCCCGGCACATA GCTGCCCTGGAGATTAGCTGTGAGCCTTCTGTCAGGAAACATGCCCggggtttttttattgatgaagcTCTAGTCTCAACCAGACCAACTCCCAAAGGAGCCAAGGAGATTGATTTTTGCCATCAGTTTTCATCTGTTAAGTGGCTACGAGATAAGCCCCTTGATAAATTTCAGGATGCACAGTGGCTTCTTATTCAGAAAGCTGAAGAAGAGAAGCTCCTTGAAGTAACCATAAAATTGCCTGAAGATTCTCTGAATAAGTTGATTAGTTACTCTCACAAAATTTATCTTGCGGGAGGTGATGATGGGTATACCCAACTCTGGGATGAACAACGAAAGTTAATACTTAAggatgttttttcaaattgtctCCTTCCTTCATTAGAGAAGGAAACTCGTGTCTTGTTGAAAACAAGAGCAAAATGTTTGGTGCTTATGGAATATGGAGAGCAGTTATGGAACAGAGCATCTGTTGCCCCATATCTGCACAAGCGGAATGTTGCTGGCCTGGAGGAAGGTACTGGACCAAGGGTCATGGCTTGCTGCTGGGGTCCTGGAAAGCCACCAACTACGTTTGTAATGTTAGATTCATGTGGGCAATTGCTTGATGTGTTGCAATCTGGATCCATTAGTCTGCGGTCTCAGAATGTTACTGGCCTACAACGGAAGAAATATGATCAGCTACGTGTCCATAAGTTTATTATAAGTCATCAGCCAGATGTTATTGTCCTCGGTGCAGCAAATGCATCCTGTCCACGGTTGAAGGATGATATCAAAGAG ATTGTTTTGAAGATAGAGGAAAGTTCTATAGATGCTGACCAGGTGCTAAATGGGATTGCTGTTATTTATGGAGATGAAACCTTGCCCCAGCTTTATGAAAAATCAGAAGTTTCATTGCGTCATTTGCCTGGACAAGAAG GCATTGTCAAAAGAGCTGTGGCTCTGGGGCGGTACCTGCAAAATCCATTGGCTATGATTGCTACACTGTGTGGTGTCCAGAAAGAGATTGTTTCTTGGAAGCTTACTTCCTTAGACCACTTTCTAACACCTGAAGAGAAGTATGGGATGATTGAAATGCTGATGGTGGATATTACCAATCAGGTTGGTGTGGACATAAATGCTGCTGTAAGCCAAGACTGGCTCTCTGCTCCTCTTCAGTTTGTATCTGGGCTTGGGTCTCGGAAGGCAGCCTTTCTACAGAGGGAGTTGGCTGCtggtaaaataattaataatcgaAAAGAGTTGGCAATTTGTGGATtgacagaaaagaaaattttctttaatGCAGTTGGCTTTCTGCGTGTCTGTTGTGGGGAGATTCTCTCTTTTGGATGTGAATATGATATGTTGGATGGAACAAGAATTCATCCTGAATCATATGGTCTTGCAGAGAAATTGGTTAAGGATGTCTACGATGATGTTGCTGAGGCGCATCCCTTAAAACATGTTAAGAACAATCCACAGCTGCTGAaagattttgatattaatgctTACGCTGATAATTATGAAATAGAGCGAGGAGAAAATAAGAAACTGACTCTTTATGACATTAAAACTGAACTTTTGCATGGATTTCTTGACCCTCGCCGTCCATACGAAGAACCTACTCAGGATGAGGAATTCTGTTTGATATCTGGCAAAAATGAGTATGCATTTGCTGAAGGAAGAATTTTACAGGCTATTGTTTGCAGGGTTCTGTCACAACGAGCATTTTGTGCACTTGACTCTGGCTTGATTGGCATGATCACGAAGGATGATTATTCAGATGAGGCTGCTGATTATTCCTTGACAAAGAGGCTACGAGAAGGTGATATTCTTACCTGTAAGATAAAACAAATTGACAAGAGCAGACACCAGGTGCTTTTAACTTGTAAAGAAAGTGAACTGAAGAGTTCTAGAGACCAGAACTTGCATGAGCTTGAACCTTATTATTGTGGAGGTCAGAGCAGTTTAGTAAGTCATCAGGAGATAGCCTGCAAGGAAGACCtcaaaaataaacatttcatttcaaggaTGATTATTCATCCTCATTATGAAAATATGACGCAGAATCAGGCAGTGGAG TTCCTGGCAGACAAGGATGTTGGTGAGCGTGTTTTTCATCCAAGTTCAAGGGGACCGCATTATTTGACTCTAACTGTGAAAGTCTTTAATGGACTTTATGTTCACAAAGACATAATCGAAGATGGGAAGAACCTCAAAGACTTCTCAAGCATGCTTGATCTTGGGAAAACATTAAAGATTGGAGATGACATTTATAAGGATTTAGAAGAG GTTATTAGTCAATATGTTGACCCATTGGTGACCCACCTGAAAGCAATTCTAAGTTTCCATAAATTTAAGCAGGGCTCAAAAGCAGAGGTTGATGAGCTCTTAAAATCTGAGAAATCAGATTATCCAATGAGGATACCTTACTGCTTTGGCGTTTCGTACAAGCATCCTGGAACTTTCATCTTGTTTTACATAAGAACAAATCTACATCATGAGTATATAGGTCTGCATCCTAAGGGATTCAAATTTAGGAAGCAGACATTCAGGAAGGTTGAGCAGCTCGTTGCATATTTCCAGAAACATATTGATGATCTAAAGCATCAGCCAGCACAGATGACAAGACCCATTACTGGTTCTTCTGCTAGAGCATCCACAGAGTGCGGTAATGAAGGTGGTTGGAAAGGCCAGCTAAACTCAAGCAAAGACGAACTGTCAACACTTGTCTCTGCAG GCAAAAAAGATTGTACTAGAGATGATGGTGGCATAGGTGGTCATGGTAGTGGTCGGGGACGTGGACATCCTAGTGGGTTACCTCGGCCTGATTGTGTTCGTGGAAACGGGAACAGAGGTGGCTTTGGTAATGGAAGGGGTGGTAACAACCGCAATGGAAGTGACTCTGGAAACAATACCTCTTACTGGGATGATAGTGGTGGAAATTCAGGTGCTCGCTCTAGCTACAGTTGGGGCAACAATACCAGTGGAAATGCTAGCAGTTGGGGAAACAATGCTGGTGGAGATGCTAGCAGTTCCAGTTGGGGTGGCAGTAGGCATCCTGTGAATGCTGGTGGTCGCAATTGGGGTGGAAGCGGTGATGATTGTCAAGGGATCCCTGGAAGTGGTCCTCCAAATGGTAGTGATTGGATGGGTAGTAACAAAGAGGGAGGGAATAATTTTTGGGGTACTGAGAGCAGCAGCGGTGGAAATCTTGGAGGGTTTAATACTAATTCTGCGTCTGGGAATACTGGATGGGGCGCTGGTTCTAGAAAGAGTTCCTCACACCCTGCTGGTGAGGATGGATGGTCAGGAGGTGGTGGTTAG